The Syntrophus gentianae DNA segment CACTTCTTCCCTGAAACCAGACTTGACCTTTCTTTTCGATCTGCCGGCGGAAAAAGGACTTCACCGGGCGATGCAGCGCATGACCGGCATCCCGGAAAACGCACGGGAAGATCGCTTCGAGCAGGAGGGACTGAAGTTTCATCAAAAGATCCGGGAGGGATATCTTTCCCTGGCCCGTCAGGAACCTGATCGGTTTCGGGTTCTGAACGCGGATGCGGATATTGCTTCAATTTCCCGGGAGGTATGCCGCCATCTCAGCATTTTCCGGAGTCAGCACAGCTGAGTTAGGAAGGTCCATGTCATTTAAGGATATTCTTGGTCACCGGACGCCCGTCGAAACCCTGCAGAATGCCCTTCGGAGGGACCGTCTCGCCCACGCCTATCTCTTTCATGGAATGGAGGGCATCGGGAAACGCACCTTCGCTTTGACCTTCGCCAAGACGCTTAACTGCCTTCAGGGGGGCTTCGATGCCTGTGATGCCTGCCTTTCCTGCATCAAGACCGATCACAAGAACCATCCGGACATTGAGACGGTAGAAGCAGAAGGCGCCTTCATCCGGATCGATGCCGTCAAAAAACTCCAGGAACGAATGAAATTCAAGCCAATGGAAGGTCGAAAACGGGTGGTCATCCTTTTGGAAGCGGACAGGCTGAACAACGCAGCGGCCAACGCCCTGCTGAAAACCCTGGAAGAACCTTCTGCAGCCAATATTCTGATTCTCGTCACGACCCGCCCTTACTCTCTTCCGCAGACGATCCTTTCACGGTGTCAGCAGATTCGCTTTCATCCCCTTCCCCAGGATATCGTGGCAAGTTTGCTATGTGAACGGTTTTCTCTGGAGGAATCTCAAGCGCGGCTGCTGGCGGCCGCTTCCGGCGGCAGCGTGGGCAAGGCCCTGGAGCTGAATCGCGAATCCTTTCTCGCGCTGAAAGATGAATGCCTTCATCATCTTGCCAAAATTCATCCGGATCAACCCCTCCAGCGATTGTCTTTTATCCGTTTTCTAAACGATGACAAGAAGGACATTCTGGATAAGCTGGACATTCTGAAGACTTTTTTCAGAGATGTACTCTTCTACCGGGAAACGAGAGAGAGGAAATCTCTTTTGCACCAGGACAGACTGGATCTGATTGCGGCTTTCGCCGAAAAACGATCTCCCTCGGAACTCTTAAGAAATATCCAGTCCGTTGAAGAGGCAATGCGTCTATTGGAGCAGAATACGAATAAATCCTTGACTTTAGAGGTTATGATGTTTAAACTCGCGATCTAGCCAGTAACCCGTCAGGAGAAATTCCAGGAGATGATTTAACCTGTGCTTAAAAGTATTGTCGGTGTCAAGTTTAAAAAAGAAGGAAAAATCTACAGCTTCGATGCAGGAGACCTTGAACTGAAGGTCAGTGATCTCGTTATTGTCTCGACAGACGACGGCATGTCCATTGGGACAGTCCTCACCAGTCCCTCATCCGCACCGGAGGAAAGTCTCCAGACCGCGTTGAAACCGGTGATTCGCAAGATAACGGAAGAAGATCTGCGCATTCGGGACGCCAATAAAACCCTCGAAGCAAGTTGCTTCTCCTTCTGCGCGGAAAGAATCAAAATCCGGAATCTGCCCATGAAACTGATCGATGTGGAGTGCCTCTTTGATAAGAGCAAGATTATTTTTTATTTCACAGCGGAAAACCGGGTTGATTTCAGGGAAATCGTCAAGGATCTCGCCCAGAAATACAAAACGAAGATTGAGCTGAGACAGATTGGAGCCCGTCAGGAGGCCAGGATCGTCAAAGGAATGGGGATCTGCGGACGGGAAGTCTGCTGTGTCAATCTACTCCATAATCTTGACCGGGTTTCCGTAAAAATGGCCAAGGAACAGAACATGTCCTTGAATCCGGAAAAGATTTCCGGATTGTGCGGCAGGCTCATGTGCTGTCTTTCCTTTGAATACGAATGTTATCGGGAAAGAAAAAAAGAAAAAAGTTCGCACAGTCGAAAAGAAAATGCCGGCTCCGCCGATCCCCCCCCTGTGGAAAAGAATCCCTGAAACCGGCCATTATAGAATATCTTTGAATATTCAATTCTTAATCATTGCTGCCAATTATGGAACTTAAGTTTATCACCGACTATCTCGACGCCTACTTTGAAATCGACGCATTTCAGGATGATTCGGCAAACGGTCTTCAGGTTGAGAACAGCAAGAAGATAGAAAAGATCGGTCTTGCCGTTGATGCCTGTCAAGAGTCCATCTGCAAAGCGGCAAAAGCAGGCTGCGATCTACTGATCGTCCATCACGGCCTGTTCTGGGGGCGTCAACAGTTGATTGTTGACCATCATTATCTGCGCATACGGGATCTGATTATGGCCGACATGGCGCTCTATACCGTCCATATCCCCCTGGACGCCCATCCGGAAATCGGCCATAACCGCATGATTGCAAGCCGGATGGATCTCGACGGCATCGAGCCCTTCGCCCTGTACCACGGCAGGCATATCGGCGTTAAGGGTCGACTCAAACGGCCCTGCTTACGCTCTGAAGCAGCGGCCGAAGTTGAACAGGCAATCGGTTTTTGCCAGGGTTTTCTGAAGTTCGGTGCGGAAAGGATCTCCACCGTTGCCATTGTCGCCGGCTCTGCCACCGACCCCGAGCTTTTCAAGGAACTGAAGCGGGAATGCATCGATCTCTTTATTACGGGTGAGCCTAAGCACGGTGCTTATCACCTGGCTCAGGAATTCGGTTTGAACATCTTTTATGGCGGTCATTATCAGACGGAAACGTTCGGCATTATGGCATTGGGCGAGCATCTCCATAAGCTGTGGGCAATTCCTGTCGTTTTTATCGATGCACCCTGCGTCTTCTAAGAAATACGGCACTGCGTTTGGATGCCGCGGCTTCGGCATCCTGGTAGACAATAAAACGCAGGTGTTTTAAAATATTCTTTAACTATTTTACAGGAGGGTTTCATGCCAGTAGAGTTTGAACAGACTTTTCGTAATTTTTTAATGCTTCATCAGGAAAAACACAATCGAACCTATCACTTTCTGATCCTTATGGATTCCATCCTTACGGCGGCAAAGCGCATTGAGTTGTATTACCGTACCGGTGCGCTCAAGGGGAATCTCGGTATGGCCGGTTCCATCAATGTGCAGGGCGAGAATGTCATGAAGATGGATGATATCGCCAATCAAATCGTGCTCCATTATCTTGAGTCAAACAAGCGCGTCATTCAAGTGGTGAGTGAAGAGTGTGACGGCGTCGTCGATTTGAACAAGGAAGGCGGCCGCTACTTTGTGTATTTCGACCCCCTGGACGGATCATCCAATGTAGCGCACGGCCTGCCGGTGGGTTTCATGTTCGGCATTGCCAAGCGCAATCTTGACGGCGATATGCGGGGTCCCGAAGATTTTCACCTGCGCCGGGGAAACGAATACATCGCCGCCGGCATGTTCGTCATTCCCACAGGCATGTTTACCCTGGCCCTCCGCGATGCGGGCTGCTGGCGCTTTCATTCCGATGAAACGACAACCTATGTCAAGCCTATTCAGATGATCATGCCGGATACGCCTAAAAAATGGGAGCTCTCCTTCAATGCAGGCAACACGAGTGTGTTCAGTGACAAAGTTCAGAAGTGGATTCAAGACAATCTGCATAAATTCAAGTTCCGTTATATCGGCGCTCTTGCCGGCGACTTTCATCGGCTGCTCTCCAACGGTGGTCTCTTCATGTACCCGGCCATCGTCAATCATCCCGACCCTAAAGAGAACAGGCCTCAGGGAAAGCTGCGGCTTCTGTATGAGGCCAATGTCGTTTCTTTCATGTGCAGGGAAGCGGGTGGCGATGCCATCGACGAAACCGGCTCCAGAATTCTGGATGTCAAACCGGAGACTCATCACCAGAGAACCACGCTATATGTAGGATCCAAAGCCATCATTGACGACCTTGCGGCGACACTGAAGGCTTAAGATCAAGTTTCTTTAACCATTTCTTTTTATTCTGGATCAATATTTATGGAAAATATCTATTACGTCACCACACCTATCTACTATGTCAACGCCTCTCCTCATCTGGGACATGCCTATACGACCATCGTTGCCGACGTCCTGGCCCGTTATCATCGCCTGAGTGGAGATCAAACCTTTTTCCTCACGGGCACGGACGAACATGGGGATAAAATCGCCGAAGCCGCTGAAAAAAGCGGTGTAACACCCAAGGCCTACGCGGACCGGATCAGCAGCCAGTTCCGGGACCTCTGGCCGAAGCTGGCCGTCACAAACGATTTCTTCATCCGGACGACGGATAACGCTCACATCGAAACCGTACAGGCGATTCTTCGCAAGGTTTATGATGCCGGCGACATTTATTTCGGCCATTATGAAGGATTCTACTGTGTCGGCTGCGAACGCTTCTATACCGAGAAGGAGCTGATCGACGGGAAATGTCCGGATCATCAGACGGAACCGGAATTCCGCAAGGAAAGCAATTATTTTTTCCGAATGAGCAAGTATCAGGACTGGTTGATTTCCCATATCAAGGCGCATCCCGATTTCATTCGGCCTGAACGCTATCGCAACGAAGTCCTGTCTTTCCTCCGCGAGCCCCTGGAGGATCTCTGCATTTCGAGACCGAAGTCCCGGCTTACCTGGGGAATATCCCTTCCCTTCGATGAAAATTACGTCACCTATGTCTGGTTTGACGCGCTGATTAACTACATCACCGGAATCAACTATCCCGATGGTGAGAACTTCCGTAAATTCTGGCCTGTCGCCCAGCATTTGATTGCCAAGGACATTCTCAAGCCTCACGGAATCTACTGGCCCACCATGCTGAAGGCGGCGGGCATCGAACCTTATCAGCATTTGAATGTTCACGGATACTGGAACGTCGACCAAAGCAAAATGTCCAAAAGCATCGGCAATGTTGTCCGTCCCCTCGATCTTAAGGACAAGTACGGCCTGGATCCTTTCCGCTACTATCTCCTCCGGGAAATGGTTTTCGGCCTCGATTCCAGCTTCAGCGAAGAGGGGTTCGTCCAGCGGGTCAACGCCGAACTGGCCAATGACCTGGGCAATCTCGTCAGCCGGGTTACCTCCATGGCGATGAAATTCTGTCAGGGAAAAGTCCCGACGGTATCGGAACGGACTGAAAATGACCGCATCCTTCCCGATACCGCCTTCAAAGTTCTTGCGGAGGTAAAATCCTCTTTCCGGGAACTTACTTTTCACAAGGCCCTGATGTCCATCTGGGATTTGATCGGTACGGCAAACCGGTACATCGTGGAACAGGAGCCCTGGACTCTGGCCAAGGACCCGTCAAAACAGGCCAGATTGAATGAGGTGATCTATTCCCTGCTGGAAACATTGAGGGTAATCGCCGTTCTGGTTGCCCCATTCATCCCCGGCTCAGCCGAAAAAATTATGGCGCAACTGGGCATCGCAAAGCCGGAGGAGGAAATTTTTAAATCCATCCGTACCTGGGGAGGCCTGGCTTCCGGTCAATCCCTGCAGCGCAGCGAAGCCCTCTTCCCCCGGATCGATTACAAACCCGATACAGCAGAGATCGAGCAAAAGATCCCCGCGCCGCCTCCGCCGATCAAGCCGGAGGTTTCTTATGAGGATTTTGAAAAGATCGATCTCCGGGTCGCCCGGATTCTGGAAGCCGAGATTGTTCCCAAATCCGCCAAGCTGCTTAAGCTGAAGATCGATATCGGCGAAGAGCGGACCGTGGTTGCCGGCATTGCTAAAGACTATGCACCGGAACAACTGGTAGGAAAGTCGATCGTCATCGTGGCCAATCTCAAGCCGGCAAAATTGATGGGGATCGAATCGCGA contains these protein-coding regions:
- the holB gene encoding DNA polymerase III subunit delta' encodes the protein MSFKDILGHRTPVETLQNALRRDRLAHAYLFHGMEGIGKRTFALTFAKTLNCLQGGFDACDACLSCIKTDHKNHPDIETVEAEGAFIRIDAVKKLQERMKFKPMEGRKRVVILLEADRLNNAAANALLKTLEEPSAANILILVTTRPYSLPQTILSRCQQIRFHPLPQDIVASLLCERFSLEESQARLLAAASGGSVGKALELNRESFLALKDECLHHLAKIHPDQPLQRLSFIRFLNDDKKDILDKLDILKTFFRDVLFYRETRERKSLLHQDRLDLIAAFAEKRSPSELLRNIQSVEEAMRLLEQNTNKSLTLEVMMFKLAI
- a CDS encoding PSP1 domain-containing protein — encoded protein: MLKSIVGVKFKKEGKIYSFDAGDLELKVSDLVIVSTDDGMSIGTVLTSPSSAPEESLQTALKPVIRKITEEDLRIRDANKTLEASCFSFCAERIKIRNLPMKLIDVECLFDKSKIIFYFTAENRVDFREIVKDLAQKYKTKIELRQIGARQEARIVKGMGICGREVCCVNLLHNLDRVSVKMAKEQNMSLNPEKISGLCGRLMCCLSFEYECYRERKKEKSSHSRKENAGSADPPPVEKNP
- a CDS encoding Nif3-like dinuclear metal center hexameric protein, translated to MELKFITDYLDAYFEIDAFQDDSANGLQVENSKKIEKIGLAVDACQESICKAAKAGCDLLIVHHGLFWGRQQLIVDHHYLRIRDLIMADMALYTVHIPLDAHPEIGHNRMIASRMDLDGIEPFALYHGRHIGVKGRLKRPCLRSEAAAEVEQAIGFCQGFLKFGAERISTVAIVAGSATDPELFKELKRECIDLFITGEPKHGAYHLAQEFGLNIFYGGHYQTETFGIMALGEHLHKLWAIPVVFIDAPCVF
- a CDS encoding class 1 fructose-bisphosphatase, coding for MPVEFEQTFRNFLMLHQEKHNRTYHFLILMDSILTAAKRIELYYRTGALKGNLGMAGSINVQGENVMKMDDIANQIVLHYLESNKRVIQVVSEECDGVVDLNKEGGRYFVYFDPLDGSSNVAHGLPVGFMFGIAKRNLDGDMRGPEDFHLRRGNEYIAAGMFVIPTGMFTLALRDAGCWRFHSDETTTYVKPIQMIMPDTPKKWELSFNAGNTSVFSDKVQKWIQDNLHKFKFRYIGALAGDFHRLLSNGGLFMYPAIVNHPDPKENRPQGKLRLLYEANVVSFMCREAGGDAIDETGSRILDVKPETHHQRTTLYVGSKAIIDDLAATLKA
- the metG gene encoding methionine--tRNA ligase; protein product: MENIYYVTTPIYYVNASPHLGHAYTTIVADVLARYHRLSGDQTFFLTGTDEHGDKIAEAAEKSGVTPKAYADRISSQFRDLWPKLAVTNDFFIRTTDNAHIETVQAILRKVYDAGDIYFGHYEGFYCVGCERFYTEKELIDGKCPDHQTEPEFRKESNYFFRMSKYQDWLISHIKAHPDFIRPERYRNEVLSFLREPLEDLCISRPKSRLTWGISLPFDENYVTYVWFDALINYITGINYPDGENFRKFWPVAQHLIAKDILKPHGIYWPTMLKAAGIEPYQHLNVHGYWNVDQSKMSKSIGNVVRPLDLKDKYGLDPFRYYLLREMVFGLDSSFSEEGFVQRVNAELANDLGNLVSRVTSMAMKFCQGKVPTVSERTENDRILPDTAFKVLAEVKSSFRELTFHKALMSIWDLIGTANRYIVEQEPWTLAKDPSKQARLNEVIYSLLETLRVIAVLVAPFIPGSAEKIMAQLGIAKPEEEIFKSIRTWGGLASGQSLQRSEALFPRIDYKPDTAEIEQKIPAPPPPIKPEVSYEDFEKIDLRVARILEAEIVPKSAKLLKLKIDIGEERTVVAGIAKDYAPEQLVGKSIVIVANLKPAKLMGIESRGMLLATDTTAEGITVLAFDREPRTGSKVR